From the genome of Astyanax mexicanus isolate ESR-SI-001 chromosome 3, AstMex3_surface, whole genome shotgun sequence:
TTTACCCAAAAGATTAtctaaaaccccaaaaaatccCAACAagaagtgtgaatattttattactaactttaTTACTaaatattctatcaatatttagtgcaatagtgttccttacctacCTTAACAGGTAATGATTCAATTAGAATCATTCACTCGTGAATAgtaatacactttttaaatgtttcactactttattacttttgaaagaccaacatataaaacacaatacatacataacatttacataacattgaaacatatatattattattattattatatatattttttaataagacTTTATATCATATGTATGTTTGCACTGGAAAAAGGGAGTGgcttttaatctcattttatatgtgtataatgacaataaaggcattctattctattctgttctaaaACTTTGTTCCAACTCTACTCACCACTGCTGTTCAGTGCATTAGCCAATGCAAGAAATGgagccttcagttgcttagaagttaccttggATTTTTTTGGGAACTCAGAGTCTATTTTATATGAATGTTCATAGTTAGATAAATGTAATAATGAACTGATTGTTGTACTTCCTGTTGTGTTTAGGGTTGGAGTAAAAATGACGGAGAAGACCGCCCCCTGGTGGAGGTCGTTCGCGGGGAAGAGGAGGAAGGCGGCTCGAGAGTCGGCGGCCATGCTGGAGCAGGATCTGGCAGCCCATGCCAACTTAGCGACTGCTACCAGCAACACCACCtcaaccaccacctccaccaccaacaccaccacgaAGGAAAAGCCCACCGAGCCAGAGCGGCAGAACCTCCAACCGTTTCAGCCTCCCCGACCGCAGGGGGATGGGCTCCCCTCGCTGCCGAGCGACGAGACGTACGACGACTCTGCGGTGCAGCCCACGTTCGGAGACGGCGCCAGCCGGCGCAACCTGCGGGTCTCTCGATCCGGACGCTTCAAAGAGAAACGGCACAACCGGGTCAGCCTTCCCTCAAACTACCAGGACTCGCCAAATCCTGACGCCAAACCAGGAGCTCAGGCTCAGCGCTGACTGCAGGAACATCACGCTTCCCAGTCCTGGTCCTGGTGTTCCTCCTGTCCTGCAAGTAATCTAGACACAGGTTTGTCATGGTAGGGGTGTGGGAGGAGCCAAGTGCGGAGATATAACGAAAAGGGTTTTACTATAATTATGTGTGCAtcaaagaaaaaggggaaaataaacaagagaatGCCCTTTCGGCGCAACAAAGCTAACTAAATAATGCCtctgtttgaaataaaataaagacagaaatagaaacagaaattcaagaaaatttaattattttcttttctcctcagccttgcaggctttcccttatcttttctttcttgcctggcaagctttcttttattttctgttctattattttgttttcttttcttccttttctttttcccttttcagccttgcaagctttcttttatttcttttcagccttgcaggctttcttcttttatgtatttatttattctttcttttcagctttgcaagctttttttttttttttttttttttttttttctttttagcctcgcaggctttcttcttttatatattttttcttttcagctttgcaagctttcttttctttttcttttttctcagctttgcaagctctcttttatttcttttcttttcaaccttgcaggctttcttttatttttttcttttcagccttgcaggctttcttttatttttttttttttttttttcttttcagccttgcaggctttcttttattttttcttttcagctttgctccGTGGAGCTACCGTTTACCGGTCACAGGGCATGAAGTCTGCGACATCAGTCTGCTGGAAGCTCGCCTTTTTAAAGACGGTACCACAGCTGAGGCTGATGACGCGTGATTGGCTTCAGGTGGCCTTAATGATCCCTGTTCTAATGAACTCTCAGCCAGTTCCCTTCTTACCACCTTGGTGGGTTTATGGCGGCCTCTGGTGGCCGCTGCGGGAACTGGCTGAGCCCTAACAGGACCCCCCCCCTTAGGGGCGGCTCCCGACGACCCTGGTTTAGGGGCACGAGACCGACGGAACTCCCGGATAAGCTCCGGGTCCAGAATGCGCCGGGCCGGAACCCAGGAGCGTTCCTCCgggccgtacccctcccagtccaccaggtacTGGGTCTTGCTCTGTACCCGGCGACTGTCCAGAATCTGCCGCACCGTGTAAGCGGGGGCTCCGTCAACAAGGCGGGGCCCAGGCTGTCGTGCGGCTAGGGAGGTCTCCCCACATAGGAAGGGCCGGAGGCGAGACACATGGAACGTGGGGTGAATCCGTAAATGGGGTGGAAGGCGTAGACGGTACGTAACTGAATTGATGCGCCTTTCCACCTTAAACGGCCCCACGAAACGAGGCGCCAGTTTCTTGGATTCTACTTTCAGTGGAAGATCCTTGGCAGACAGCCAGACGAGCTGTCCTGGCCGCAAAGTTGGCGCCACTCTCCGGTGGCGGTCCGCGATCTGTTTCCTGGTCCTGGTTGTTTTCAGTAGGACGACCCGGGCTTTCTGCCAGGACCTTCGGCATCGCCGAACAAATTGCTCAGCAGTAGGCACCCCAACCTCCCGTTCCTGTTCCGGGAACATGGGAGGAGCGAACCCAAACTGGCATTCAAATGGGGACATCCCTAAGGATGAATGCCACAAGGTGTTGTGGGCGTATTCCACCCAGGGCAGATGGTCAGCCCAGGAGGAAGGGTTATTAGATGTCAAGCACCTCAGAGTCTGGCCAAGATCCTGGTTGAGTCTCTCAACCTGACCGTTCGACTCTGGGTGGAAGCCAGAGGTCAAGCTCACAGAAGCTCCCATGAGCTGGCAGAAGGCTTTCCAATGGCGGCTAGCGAACTGGGGTCCTCTGTCTGAAACCAAATCGCTAGGCATGCCATGGATTAGGGCCACATGCTGTAACAACAGCTGAGCAGTTTCTGAGGCAGAGGGGAGTTTGGGCAGAGCCACAAACTTGCATGCCTTAGAGAACCGGTCAGCTAGGACCAGGACAACTGTGTTCCCCCGGGAAGGAGGCAGACCCGTGACAAAGTCCAGGGCGATGTGGGACCATGGACGGGCAGGAATAGGTAACGGCTGGAGAAGTCCCTGGGGCCTAGACCTGGGTGCCTTATTGCGGGCACAGGTTTCGCATGTCTGGATGAAGGCGCGCAGGTCCTTCTCCATGCTTGGCCACCAAAACCGCCGCCGAAGGAAGTCCATGGTCCTAACCACCCCAGGATGACCTGAGAATGGGGAACAGTGTCCCCAGCTCATTACTTCCTTGCGGACCGCCAATGGAACGTAGACTCTCCCTGGGGGGAGACCTTCAGGTGTTGGTTCCCGCCTTTGTGCCTCCCGGATGGTGCTCTCCAGAGTCCACTGGAGAGGTGCCACAATCCGGGAGTCTGGCAGGATGGGTGCAATCCTGGGTTCTGACTCTGGAGGGGTCCAGATGCGTGACAGTGCATCAGGCTTGGCGTTCCGGCTGCCTGGCCTATATGACAGTATAAAGTTAAAGCGGCTAAAGAATAATGTCCATCGAGCTTGTCGAGCATTTAGCCGCTTTGCCTGCTGTATATAGGCCAGGTTTTTGTGGTCTGTCCAGACCACAAAAGGGTGCGTGGCACCCTCCAGCCAGTGCCGCCATTCCTCCAGAGCCAATTTCACAGCCAAAAGTTCTTTATCCCCTACGTCATAGTTTCTCTCTGCTGGTGTTAATCGGTGAGAGTAGTATGCGCAAGGGAGGAGCTTCTTGGCTGGACCCAGACGTTGGGATAGGATTGCACCCACACCAACTTCCGATGCGTCCACCTCGACGATAAAGGGTTCCTCGGGGTCAGGGAGCTGGAGGATAGGAGGGGATGTCAGCCGCGTCTTCACCTCCTCAAATGCCCTCTGGGCTTCGGTGGTCCAGCGAAAGGGTCCTGGGGTCTTCCGGGTAAGCTCCGTGATAGGTGCAACTACAGAACTGTAGTTGCGCACGAAGCGCCGGAAGAAGTTGGCAAACCCCAAGAACCGCTGGACCAACCGGAGGGAGGTGGGACGCGGCCAGTCCCGCACGGCCTGGATCTTGGCTGGATCCATGTGCAGAGTTCCCTTGGAGACAACAAATCCGAGAAAGGATACCCTGGACACATGGAACTCTGACTTCTCCAGCTTAACGTACAGCCGGTTCTCCAACAGTAGTTGGAGAACCCGCCGCACATGCCCTACGTGTTCCCTGAGGGACCGACTGTAGATCAGTATATCGTCGAGGTAAATGTAGGCGTAGTGATCTAGGGCCTCACGCAGCACCTCGTTAATGAACCGCTGGAAGACGGCTGGGGCGTTAACAAGCCCAAAGGGCATAACTTTGTACTCATAGTGCCCACTAGGTGTGATAAATGCCGTCTTCCATTCGTCCCCCTGCCGGATGCGGATCAGGTTATAGGCACTACGCAGGTCCAACTTGGTAAATATTGTGGCCTGCTGTAGTACCTCAAACGCTGATGACATCAAAGGCAGGGGGTAGCGGTCCTTAACGGTGATGCTGTTGAGACCCCTATAATCGATACAGGGACGCAAGCAACCGTCCTTCTTCTTGACGAAGAAGAAACTTGCGCCCCCTGGGGAGGTGGAGGGTTTGATAAACCCTAGTTCCAAAGCCTCCCGAATATAATCATCCATTGCTCTTCTTTCCGGGGGGGACAGGGCAAACAGCCGTCCCCTAGGTGGAGTAGTGCCCGGAAGAAGCTCAATGGAACAGTCATACTCCCGGTGGGGGGGAAGAACCTGAGCCCTCTCCTTACTGAACACCTCCTTAAGGTCCCAATATTCCTCCGGCACCCCAGTCAGATCAGGGCTATCAGAAGATGTGGGATTAGGAGGTGTTTGAGCTGGGGCCAGGTTCTCTAAACAGTGACCCCTGCATTGCGGCCCCCAGGCATACACAGACTGCGTAGCCCAATCCAAACGAGGGTTGTGTTTCTGCAACCAGGGGAACCCCAAAACTACTTGTAAATGTGGAACCCTGGTTACATAAAACATGAGCTCCTCTTGATGGGAGCCTACACGCATTTGGAGTGGGGCAGTCTGGTGGGTGATGGGTCCAGAGCCTAGGGGTCGTCCGTCGATGGCAGTGACGGGCAGGGGTCTATCTAACTCCTCCACTGGGATTCCTAGCTCATTGATTAGGCCTTGGTCTATAAAGCACCCAGCAGCCCCAGAATCCACAAAGGCCAACAAGGTTGCCTTCAAATTGAAGCCCCAAGACAACCGAGCCTTAAGCTGGAGTCCTGAGACCACTGGGGGCTTATGTGGGTCCCTACATGCCACCCCTGAGCATGCGGGACCTAGTCTTTTCCCTGATATTGCTGCTTGGGAGCCCAGGTCTTGCTTACTGGGGCATTAGTACCCCCCAGTTGCATCGGCTCCTCTTTAGGATGGTTTGACCCTGCGCCGGGGTTAGGACTAGGGCGGAGATGCCAAGATGGCCGTGGGGCATTATTGCGGCTTTCTCCCTGACGCTCTCGGTCTCGTTGGCGCATACGGTTGTCTAACCGTATGCAGGTGTCATAGAGATCTTCCAGCTTCAGGGGGAGCTCTCTAGTGGCCAATTCATCTTTGATCCGCCCATTAAGTCCTTGTAGGAAGAGGGCATGTAATGCTACCTCATTCCAACCGCTCTCGGCAGCCAATGTACGGAATTCGATGGCGTAATCGGCTACCGAGTGCGACCCCTGCTTAAGAGCCATCAATCGTGAGGAGGATTCCCCTCCTCCAGGGGGCTGATGGAATGTACGGCGCAAGGCCGCCGAAAATTCCCCACTGGAGGCACACTCAGGGGAGCCCTGCTCCCAAAGAGCCGTGGCCCAGGCTAGGGCCTTCCCAGACAGCAGGGAAACCATGTAGGCAACCCTAGAGCGCTCTGTAGGAAAGCGAGAAGGCTGCTGCTCGAATACTAATGAGCATTGGAGGAGAAATCCTCTGCAGCCCTCTGCACTACCATTATAGCGCTCTGGGGTAGCCACATGAGCATCCCCATGGCCTACCATGAGGCTGGGGTTATTTATCTGCTTGGGGGGGGCGGGTGGGTTGACTCTCCCCAGGTCACCTTGGTCGGACCGTATGGCTAATACCAGCTGAGAAACCTGCTCCGTTAAGTGCCGGAGCAGGTCTTCATGGCGACCCAGGGAGGCCCCCTGATGCTGCACAGCTGCTCTAAGGTGTTCTATCTCTGCTGGCTCCACGTTTTGGTCGCAGACTTCTGTCATGGTAGGGGTGTGGGAGGAGCCAAGTGCGGAGATATAACGAAAAGGGTTTTACTATAATTATGTGTGCAtcaaagaaaaaggggaaaataaacaagagaatGCCCTTTCGGCGCAACAAAGCTAACTAAATAATGCCtctgtttgaaataaaataaagacagaaatagaaacagaaattcaagaaaatttaattattttcttttctcctcagccttgcaggctttcccttatcttttctttcttgcctggcaagctttcttttattttctgttctattattttgttttcttttcttccttttctttttcccttttcagccttgcaagctttcttttatttcttttcagccttgcaggctttcttcttttatgtatttatttattctttcttttcagctttgcaagctttttttttttttttttttttttttttttctttttagcctcgcaggctttcttcttttatatattttttcttttcagctttgcaagctttcttttctttttcttttttctcagctttgcaagctctcttttatttcttttcttttcaaccttgcaggctttcttttatttttttcttttcagccttgcaggctttcttttatttttttttttttttttttcttttcagccttgcaggctttcttttattttttcttttcagctttgctccGTGGAGCTACCGTTTACCGGTCACAGGGCATGAAGTCTGCGACATCAGTCTGCTGGAAGCTCGCCTTTTTAAAGACGGTACCACAGCTGAGGCTGATGACGCGTGATTGGCTTCAGGTGGCCTTAATGATCCCTGTTCTAATGAACTCTCAGCCAGTTCCCTTCTTACCACCTTGGTGGGTTTATGGCGGCCTCTGGTGGCCGCTGCGGGAACTGGCTGAGCCCTAACAAGGTTCCCCAAAAACTACTTAGCAAAAACTTGGCGATACGATACGTATCATGATACAAAGGTTACGAttcaaaatatatcacaatatagaaGGTAATATATTGCTAttgtttaaatcatattttagAAAATGTTTAGAAAATCCACTGCTAGCTTTGGGTTGTGTTTAAACCACACCCACAACAAGCCACTTTTGAGATCAAACTTTatctaaaaatacttttttatatagcacattataaatgaattaaattattcACAGTGATATTATATCACATCACACAGTAATACAGTTATCCTAcaatgaaaataatattgttactttattttgtattgttgCCAAGATATCCAGCACTGTTTTGCctctagcaaaaaaaaataaaataagcataaaaatcctgaatgtaaaatatatatatattgcaaattaatttttttagagGGAAAAAGTCAGAATAACGTTAAAGCCAAATTTAAAGATTAAAAGCAAAGtctcccagaactgtctggtgtgtttgtactcCCAGATGGCACATTATCTAGAGCTTTTTCACAAAACTGAAAtagatttattattttgtattctgtttattgttgccaagatagcaatacaccagaaatttaatTCCCTCCAGCaagtttttgtatatttttaaaataagcatgaaatgtaaaaaacaaacaaccaaaTATTGCACAATTATTATGACTTATTTCacttttttctgctaataaaatcATAGTTGCCCAAAGGTTTATCCAGAATGCAGCATTTCACACCAAAACCCACTTTAAATGGGATTGCttttaataatatacatttttgcagGATATAAGAAAAATTGGTTGCAATATATCACATGGTTTAAACACAACCCAAACaagccacttctgacaccaatctttatctAACAATACTTTATTAGATAGCGCATTACAAATTAATAACCCTTAGTGGATTATACATAGCCAAAAttcatacccccccccccctcccaaacTATTATATCATATcacacagtaatacagtaatcTTACAATGAAAttaacagttattttattttgtattgttgccaagatagaaatacaCCAGAAACCAGGCACTGTCTTACCTCCAGCaagtttttgcatatttttaaaattagtataaaaattctaaaagtatatatatatatatatatatatatatatatatatatatatatatatatatatatatatatagagagagagagagagagagagtacaaaattattttttgcagGGTGAAAACGTTAGAATAATGCTAAAGCgaaatttaaagatttaaaggaaAGTCTcacagaactgtctggtgtgttcgcACTCCCTTAAGCCTACATTATCTACTACTATCTTAAATTCCTTCGCAAAGCTGAAGTAGATAGAAACTCACTCTGTAGGGAATTGCTTACATTCTAAACATTTGataatacacatttttgcaggATAAAAGAAAAATTGGTCTATTTTTTCCTTGAAGTGGACTCTGCAgacttcattttattttattttattttatttgttttgcctTAAGGAGCTACAGTGCTGGACTCGTGCTATTGTGCTTTGAAGGACTACTCCAATGAACATATATACTCCAATGGACATATATGaagatgaaatatatatatatatatatatttccacatatagatatatatatagatagatagatatgaagACAGAGTTGCCATAGTTGCTACAATGCAGAGAAGCAGAGAGAAGCAGCAGAAATGTGCCTCTACTGGACGCTTTATATTTTAGTAATGTTTACAGAATGTATtttgaatatatttgttttatgaaggattttatattatagaaaaaatatatatatatatacatgtattatatTTGTATGAAGGCAGTACTATAATAACATTGTGTGAAGGATATGTTTATAGGTAAATGAAAATTGCGATGAATCACTTAAGTGCTGTGATGCTTCGATGTACCTGCTAACAATTAATGAAGGATGATCAAATTGTGATCAAATTTGGCTCATTTATTGAcaattcagttatattttatttatattttgtgttaAACAAGACTCTAAAATTAGTTAAATGGAAAACATctatttagtgaataaattaaatgtaatatataaatgtgtgtccCAATTCTGTACTgaacattaatattataatatacagtaatacagtatatattttatatattttatagtaaaaatattaatgCAGGATTGGTAgttaatacacaaaatatacTGAAACAGGCTGATAATGAGGGCATTTACATACCTGACAGGTGACAGGTGAGCCTCACACCTGCTATTGTAATCAGCTGTTAAACTCTGTAATTAAACTCTAACAATGCTGTGGATTATAATAAAGGTCATGTATTGAGGCGCGCTGGCTGTGATGGTGTTTAGAGGACAGTGCTGGCTGTGAGAGTGTGCAGGTGAGTGTGCAGGTGAGTGTGCAGGTGAGTGCACAGGTGAGTGCACAGGAAAATGTACAAGTTAGTGTAGAGGCAAACGTAGAGGTGAGAGTACTGGTGAGTGTACAGATGAGTTCATGTGAGTGCGCAAGTGAGTGTTTAGATGAGTGTACTGGTGAGAGTACAGGTGAGTATACTGGTGAGAGTGCACaggtacagtgccttgcaaaagtattcacccccttggattatttccctattttactacattacaacctgtatgtatttttttttatctgaatttaatgtgatgcatctgcacaaaatagcctacgttttagaagtgaaatgagaaaaatatatatatgtatataaagaaaatatgaaaataaaaaactgaaaattggcatgtgcatatgtattcaccccctttgttatgaagcccctaaaaagttctgctgcaaccaattaccttcagaagtcacatgcttcaatctaagtgtcacatgatctgtcagtatatacacaccttttctgaaaggccccagaggctgcagcaccattaagctaaccaaacaacaccatgaagaccaaggagctctccaagcaagtcagggataaagttgtagagaagtataagtcagggttggcttataaaaaaatatccaaatctctgatgatcccccggagcaccatcaaatccatcatcatcaaatggaaagaacatggtaccacaacaaacctgccaagagagggccgcccaccaaaactctcagcccggtcaaggagggcattaatcagagaggcagcacagagaccaaaggtaaccctgaaggagctgcagagttcccaagcagagactggagtatctgttcatacgaccacaataagccgtacactccatagagttgggctttatggaagagtggccagaaaaaaaca
Proteins encoded in this window:
- the LOC103035304 gene encoding proline-rich protein 15, which translates into the protein MTEKTAPWWRSFAGKRRKAARESAAMLEQDLAAHANLATATSNTTSTTTSTTNTTTKEKPTEPERQNLQPFQPPRPQGDGLPSLPSDETYDDSAVQPTFGDGASRRNLRVSRSGRFKEKRHNRVSLPSNYQDSPNPDAKPGAQAQR